From Mucilaginibacter rubeus, a single genomic window includes:
- a CDS encoding hybrid sensor histidine kinase/response regulator transcription factor yields MVALAKGPGFPVRYLGIEDGLSNNAVTCITQDQYGFMWMGTYDGLNRYDGYSFKVFRNIWDDKNSLVNNHIKSINACGARIYVGTEKGLMYFDYADSRFHPMYCYNEKHEPVKIGFNINEIVADRQGNIFVTNGTYGFLKFGKTDTIGKEILYDVNKQRFNTLAARMDKQGTIWVLVSGAGLGKYDVATERIKIVAPELANSGCMTIDGKGKVIAGWGNELYMFDPATLKTTKLDIGLNKLTNNNIFSLATTKNGDIWVTTNGGGIKVWDPAKNQITYITAGETPNSLRSGAVDAVYEDDESRIWIATLRGGVNIIDRKPTSFHLFAHDVFNKNSVINNFILSFCEDKQHNVWVGTDGGGLNYWDTKTNTFTAYEHQNGSGSISSNFVVSILNDYTNKIWVATFNGGIDAFDNATKRFKHYSCYNPIEKKEERNFWKLYQDSQHRLWAGSTWGGALFLYNRAKDQFELFDNSLVNIHALFEDHAGNLWAGNYTSLIKIDVEHKKHQVYFIGQAIRAITEDTKYNFWVGTEGGGLLQYDTNAHQYKRYTESAGLPSNTVLNILVDNSGNLWCSTYNGLSNFNVTTKKITNYNASDGLQSNQFNYNAALKLSSGKMLFGGIKGFNLFSPDSIAPYAHQPRLMLSDFKINNVSIEQDCAYAQKQPLNELKKITIPFSEATLNISYTALEYSFPDKISYAYYLEGWDHGWNYVGKLKSAYFSRLNEGTYTLRIKATNTEGRWAAPPIAIKIIVLPPWYRTWWAYIIYGTVAFAIGYIFYNYRVNQARLRFKVKLANLQVEKEKELNEKKLTFFTNVSHEFRTPLTLIINPIKDLLNQSKGNTEELSTIYRNARRLLGLVDHLLLFRKTESENASLKVSKLNFASLCNEVYSCFIQQAKIKHISYCIEGAGESIEVYGDLEKIEIALFNLISNAIKFTPDNGAIRIIIEQDDNKVYFKIIDNGIGINAEVGDRLFDKFYQAKDKNYFRKGFGIGLYLVKVFIESHKGNISYSNNPDGGTTFVLELPKGKVHFTDDIIVDDVVPDYTYVNELIDGDNKEIIEEEEELSVLELFSSARHTLIVIDDNDQIRAYIKKIFTPGYNVIEAQNGSIGLELIKKHMPDVVVSDIVMDGLSGLDLCRIIKEDQAISHIPVILLTGDTTPDIMLKSMEEGAIDFLRKPFDKELLIARVKSVLRNKIELQNYFYKEVTKKSTGRSISQENKDFLNNCISVIEHYFTDDKFDVYVLAKEIGISYPTLFKRLKSITGQSVNNFVRFVRLRKAAELLIQTNCNVNEAAFQVGFSDVKYFREQFFKQYGSNPSDFIKKHRASFQISYRMNEFEKSSSK; encoded by the coding sequence TTGGTAGCCTTAGCAAAAGGTCCTGGTTTTCCGGTTAGATATTTAGGTATTGAAGATGGTCTTTCGAATAACGCGGTAACTTGTATAACGCAGGATCAATATGGTTTTATGTGGATGGGCACCTATGATGGCCTTAACCGCTATGATGGCTACTCATTTAAAGTTTTCAGGAATATCTGGGACGATAAAAATTCGCTGGTTAACAATCACATTAAATCCATTAATGCCTGCGGTGCACGAATATACGTGGGCACAGAAAAAGGCCTGATGTATTTTGATTATGCCGATTCGCGCTTTCATCCCATGTATTGTTACAATGAAAAGCATGAACCGGTAAAAATTGGGTTTAACATCAATGAAATAGTAGCAGACAGACAGGGGAATATCTTTGTAACTAATGGTACTTACGGCTTTCTGAAATTTGGGAAAACTGACACCATCGGAAAAGAGATCCTGTACGATGTTAATAAACAGCGGTTTAATACGCTCGCTGCCCGGATGGATAAACAGGGCACCATTTGGGTGCTGGTGAGTGGTGCAGGGCTGGGTAAATATGACGTAGCAACTGAAAGAATAAAAATAGTAGCGCCTGAACTTGCTAACTCGGGTTGCATGACCATTGACGGAAAAGGTAAAGTAATAGCAGGCTGGGGTAATGAGCTGTATATGTTCGATCCTGCAACGCTGAAAACTACCAAACTTGATATAGGACTTAATAAATTAACTAATAACAATATCTTCAGCCTCGCCACAACAAAAAATGGCGATATCTGGGTTACCACAAACGGCGGTGGCATCAAAGTATGGGATCCGGCCAAAAATCAGATCACCTATATTACGGCGGGTGAAACGCCCAATAGCTTGCGCAGCGGTGCTGTAGATGCTGTTTATGAAGATGATGAATCCCGCATCTGGATAGCCACGTTGCGGGGCGGGGTAAACATTATCGACCGCAAACCAACATCATTCCATTTGTTTGCGCATGATGTGTTTAATAAAAACAGCGTCATCAATAACTTCATTTTATCCTTTTGTGAAGATAAACAGCATAATGTATGGGTTGGTACCGATGGTGGTGGCTTAAATTATTGGGATACTAAAACGAACACGTTTACGGCCTACGAGCATCAAAACGGTAGCGGAAGCATCAGCAGTAATTTTGTGGTTAGTATATTAAATGATTATACCAACAAAATATGGGTAGCAACCTTTAACGGTGGTATTGATGCTTTTGATAATGCTACAAAGCGGTTTAAGCATTACAGTTGCTACAACCCAATAGAAAAAAAGGAAGAGCGGAATTTCTGGAAATTGTACCAGGACTCGCAGCACCGTCTCTGGGCAGGCAGTACCTGGGGTGGGGCTTTGTTTTTGTATAACCGGGCTAAAGATCAGTTTGAACTTTTTGATAACAGTTTGGTAAATATTCACGCGCTTTTTGAAGATCATGCCGGTAACTTATGGGCCGGAAATTATACCAGTCTTATTAAAATTGATGTTGAGCATAAAAAGCACCAGGTTTATTTTATAGGTCAGGCTATAAGGGCCATTACCGAAGATACTAAGTATAACTTTTGGGTAGGTACCGAAGGCGGCGGGTTACTTCAGTATGATACTAATGCCCATCAGTATAAACGATACACAGAATCGGCAGGCCTACCGAGCAATACGGTACTGAATATACTGGTAGATAACAGCGGCAACTTATGGTGCAGTACCTACAACGGGCTTTCCAATTTTAATGTCACTACTAAAAAGATCACCAATTACAATGCTTCTGACGGCTTGCAAAGCAACCAGTTCAATTACAATGCGGCCCTTAAATTGTCATCAGGTAAAATGCTTTTTGGCGGTATAAAAGGGTTTAACCTTTTTTCGCCGGATAGCATTGCTCCCTACGCGCACCAGCCGCGCCTGATGCTGTCAGATTTTAAAATAAACAATGTATCCATTGAGCAGGATTGTGCGTACGCACAAAAGCAGCCACTAAATGAGCTTAAAAAAATAACCATCCCCTTTAGTGAGGCTACCTTGAATATCAGCTATACGGCGCTTGAATACTCATTTCCTGATAAAATATCATATGCCTATTACCTGGAAGGCTGGGATCATGGGTGGAACTATGTAGGTAAATTAAAGTCGGCGTATTTTTCACGACTTAATGAAGGTACGTACACCCTCCGGATTAAGGCCACCAATACAGAGGGACGCTGGGCTGCACCACCTATCGCCATAAAAATCATCGTATTACCGCCATGGTACCGTACGTGGTGGGCTTATATCATTTATGGAACCGTCGCGTTTGCTATAGGCTATATTTTTTATAACTACAGGGTAAACCAGGCAAGGCTCAGGTTTAAAGTGAAACTGGCAAACCTGCAGGTTGAAAAGGAAAAAGAGCTTAATGAAAAGAAACTGACCTTCTTCACCAATGTATCGCATGAGTTCCGGACGCCGCTAACGCTCATCATTAACCCGATAAAAGACCTGCTGAATCAAAGTAAAGGCAATACGGAGGAGTTAAGCACTATTTACCGTAACGCACGCCGCCTGCTTGGTTTGGTTGATCATTTATTGCTGTTCAGAAAAACAGAAAGCGAAAATGCATCACTGAAAGTGAGTAAGCTGAATTTTGCGAGCCTTTGCAATGAAGTTTATTCCTGCTTTATTCAACAAGCTAAAATCAAGCATATAAGCTATTGCATTGAAGGAGCCGGGGAAAGTATAGAAGTATACGGCGACCTGGAGAAAATAGAGATAGCCCTGTTTAATCTCATTTCAAACGCTATAAAGTTTACTCCCGACAATGGCGCCATTCGTATCATCATTGAGCAGGATGATAACAAAGTATACTTCAAGATAATTGATAATGGCATAGGTATAAACGCCGAAGTAGGTGACAGGTTATTTGATAAGTTTTATCAGGCCAAGGACAAAAACTACTTCCGGAAAGGGTTTGGTATAGGCTTATACCTGGTTAAGGTTTTTATTGAGAGCCATAAAGGCAATATCAGTTACTCCAATAACCCTGATGGCGGCACTACCTTTGTACTTGAACTGCCAAAAGGTAAAGTTCATTTTACAGACGATATCATTGTGGATGATGTTGTGCCTGATTATACTTACGTAAACGAGCTTATCGACGGAGATAATAAGGAGATTATAGAAGAAGAGGAGGAGCTAAGCGTCTTAGAGCTGTTCAGTTCGGCCAGGCATACGCTTATCGTGATTGACGATAATGACCAGATCCGTGCATACATCAAAAAGATCTTCACGCCGGGGTATAATGTAATTGAAGCTCAAAATGGCAGCATCGGCCTCGAACTGATCAAGAAACACATGCCCGATGTGGTTGTAAGCGATATTGTGATGGATGGCTTGAGCGGCCTTGATCTTTGCCGGATCATAAAGGAGGATCAGGCTATAAGTCATATTCCTGTTATCCTGCTAACCGGCGATACAACGCCCGATATCATGCTGAAAAGCATGGAAGAAGGTGCTATTGACTTTCTGCGTAAGCCTTTTGACAAGGAGTTACTTATCGCAAGGGTAAAAAGCGTATTGCGCAATAAGATTGAACTCCAAAATTATTTCTACAAAGAGGTTACCAAAAAAAGCACCGGCCGTAGCATCTCACAGGAAAACAAGGACTTCCTGAATAACTGTATTTCGGTAATAGAACATTATTTTACCGATGATAAATTTGACGTGTATGTGCTGGCCAAAGAGATAGGCATCAGCTATCCAACCTTATTTAAACGCCTGAAAAGCATCACCGGCCAATCTGTAAATAATTTTGTCCGCTTTGTGCGCCTGCGTAAAGCAGCTGAATTGCTCATCCAAACCAATTGCAACGTTAATGAGGCCGCGTTCCAGGTGGGCTTTAGCGATGTAAAATACTTCCGCGAGCAGTTCTTCAAACAATACGGATCTAACCCTTCCGATTTCATCAAAAAACACCGCGCCAGTTTTCAAATCTCCTACCGGATGAACGAGTTTGAAAAAAGCTCATCTAAATAA